The sequence AGCACCACGTGTGTTTTTCCCCCAGGTGCCTGTATGGCTAGGTTTCATGGTGAATGAAGAGCAAGCCAGGCGGTCAGTGCCAccaagtcattttttttttctttttttccatcagtgctTGCACCGCGAAGGACCAAAGAGACACTGGGAatgtgctggcagagcaggacGTTGAGTTTCAACACAGCTGCCACAATAGTAGTTTAATAGCAGCTCTAAAGCACCCAGCACTGGTGTTCCTCCCACCCCACTGCCAGCCAGCTGGCTCAGCCCCATGCCAGAGGAGGCACAAGgagtgcacacacacacacacacacacacacacacacacacacacacgtctCCGCGGGCGCCTGGTGACTCCGATGCCAGTCCCCCGTTGAAGAGGATGCCAGGCCCCTTGGTGAGCCCGCGTTGGGCTGGTTCTGCCTCTCTGTTTTGCAACGACTTCGCAAAACAAGCCTGGTACATGCGGCCAGGAAGGGGGGCAAGGGCTGGAAAGGCTGTAGGGCCCTGCTGAGCCAATTAGCCGCAGGGTCCCTGAGCTGGAGCCGGGCCACCAGGGAGGGCAAAGAGGGGGCATCACGGGGCCAAGCACGGTGTGAGGCTGGCTGACTCCTGCAGCAAGGTCGGGCTCGCTCTGCTCCGTACCCCCCAGGGCTATTTCATCCCTGGCCCACCAAGTAATGCAGAAACAACCATGGGAAAAGGAGCCCAGGTGATGCCGGCTGCAGCATCCCGAAGAGTAGTTTGCCTGGCCATCCCACACCAGCCTGGTGATGTGCAGAGCCAGCAGAGGATGAGGCGGGCACTACCTTGTGCCTTGTCTGCAGGGTCCCCCATGTCCCACACCTCCTGGGGTGCCCAGGGAAGCCCCCAGTGCCTTGTGAGCTGTGGGCACTGCAGAGGCAGGGTGTGAAATACCTATTTTATATCCAGAACTTGAGACCATCTgggcccatttttttttttttgagaccaTTTTTTGCCAACGGCAGAGCTCTGTTTGGGGTAAACCTGCCCCTTTTCTCCAGCCTGTGTGCCCGGGGACACCAACCCCACATCTCCCCAAGCCGAGCTCAGGCTGTGCGCAGGGCTGTGTGGACCCTCTCCGCAGGTTTCCGCACACCGAGAGCTTTTCTCCACGCAACCACGGCGGCTCCCCCGTCCCTGCGCCGTGCGGGGACCCCCGGGGTGTCCGGTCCTGCTGCCCCATCGAGGGCCAGGGGTCCTGGCAGGGTTGCCTGTCACCGCGGGGTGAccgcggggctcgggggctgggtgagggcagcgggggggctTTCAGGCTGCTTCCCCCACGGGTTTCTCCGCCGGGCCAGAGCACGAAGCCGTGCGTAAAATCGTGCGCTCCACTCCCCCGACGGCACGGGTTGGTCCGGCCCTGACGGTGCTCCTCCTGCCGCCTCCCGGACACCCCAGATCGACCGCGGACGGGATGGGGAAGCGTGATGGGAAGGCAAAAGTGTCCGGCACAGCCCGACCTGGAGCTGGGGCGTtgcggggaggcagcggggagaGCCCCGGGGCTCGTCCGCCAGCCTGTGGGGCACCGGGCAGGGGTTCCCCACTCCCCGGATACCTTTTCTCACCGGAGAAAGGAGGAGACCCCGCTGCAGACTTGCCAGGGGAGGCTGCTGGAGGGTCCCGGTGCCTGTCCCGGTGCCAGGCTAGGGCGGAGAGGCGTCCGTCGGGGATGGGGAGCGAAGGTGCCGCGGGTACCCGCAGCGAGCGGTCGGTTTCTACACGAGGGGAGGGAAATAAACCACCAGCGAGCCTTTTATTGTCATCACCGTCATTATTATCATCGCCATCATCATCGTTTCTctgcacataaataaataaataaatatctccCGGGAGGACGGGGACGGACCGGTACAACCACAGCTGCGCGCCCAGCAGCGACGGAGCCAAAAACAAAACCGAGAACgatttgggagaaaaaataaacaaacaaaaaaacaaaacgaaatAATAACATTATGATAATAACCCGACCATCTCCCGGCTCTTCCCGCCGGCCGAGCTCCCGGCTCTGTtcccggggggctgcgaggagcctgcgggggctgcgggacACAAGTGGGACAGCGCtgccggggggcgccgggggtcCTAGGGAGCAGTTTATTTACGGCCCTCGTGAGCCGGGGGGGCTTAGAAAGGCGAGGAAGTCCTTCGTCAACAACTCGGCTCGTAGAAAACGGTACAAAATCCTCCGGCGGCACGTCGGCGCTGGAGCGGGCAGGACTCCCCCTCCTGCTCTCGGCACAGTCCCTGGGGAGCCGGAGGGGGTGCCCAGGGAGGCTAGGGGGTGACGGCGAGGCCTCTGTCGTCCTTCCCCGAGGAGGACGGAGACATGCGCAAGTCCTCGTCGTCTTCCGAGCACTTGGTGGTGGAAAGGGACGAGCATTTGCAGCTGTGGCCGGGCCCCCCTCCCCGGTGGGAGCTGcttttgccttctttcttgTGCTTGACCCGGCGGTTCTGGAACCAGATCTTCACCTGCTTCTCGGAGAGGTTCAGGTAGGTGGCGATCTCGATTCGCCGCAGCCGGGAGAGGTACATGTTGGAGGCGAACTccctctccagctccaggagctgcgtGCTGGTGAAGGCGGTGCGCATCCtcttgctgctgggcagctggcTGGACGTGCTGTCTGCGGAGCCGAGCCGAGAGCACGGTCAGGACCCGCCGGGACCCACCCGGTTTGAGCCCGCGGGGCACCCCCAACTTTTCCCCGGAGCGCCCTTCGAGCCCACGGGGGGcgctgggctgggagcccccTCCCCGAGTGCCTTCAGCATCCACCCCCAGCATGCAGACAGGCGGTGCGCCCCCCTTTTCCCACGGGTGTCCCCCTTTTCCTACGCGTATCCTCTCTTCCCACGCGTGCCCATTCCCCACGCATACCCCCTTTTCCCATCCATGCCCCCTTTTCCCATCCATGCCCCCTTTCCCACGCGTGCCCCCCTTTCCCCACGCATACCCCCCCTTTCCGCACCCGTGCCCCCTTTCCCCACCcgtccccccctctccccacgcGTGCCCCCCTTACCCACGGAGATGCAGTGGAACTGCCGGGGGTCGGGCAGCGGGTAGGCGCCCTGGTAGAGCGCCGGGGGGTGCCCGACGCTGACGGCGGAGACGGAGTGCTGCTGGCGGCCCAGGGGCGAGTGGCAGTACTGGGAGCCGAAAGGGGGGAAGGAGGCTTTGAGGAGGGGGatggcgggcggcggcgggtgCAGCTGGGAGGCGGTGACACAGAGCGGGCAGACGCAGAGCAGCCCGGCTTTGCGAGCGTGGCAGGCTCCGGCCGGCAGCCCGGGCAGGGGGTGCGAGGGGTGCACGGCGTAGGGGaagaggggcggcggggggctgccctCGCCCTTCTTCTCGCCCGCCTCCCGCAGCACCAGCGAGTCCACCAGGAAGGAGCGCGGCATGGCCCCCGCGCAGCGCCCGCGCAAGTCCCGCGCAGCGGCCGCGCAGCGCCGCTGGCCAGCCCGAGTGGTGCTGAACGGCGCCCGCCCGCCTTAAATAGCGCCCGCGCCATGTGATGGCGGCGCCGGGGCGCTCAATAGGCTTTCTGTGCCTCTTCTCTTGGCATTCACGCCGCACGCTCCCTCATTATTTCCCTTGTTAACTAAATGAACTGCATAATGTACTCTA comes from Anser cygnoides isolate HZ-2024a breed goose chromosome 1, Taihu_goose_T2T_genome, whole genome shotgun sequence and encodes:
- the GSX1 gene encoding GS homeobox 1: MPRSFLVDSLVLREAGEKKGEGSPPPPLFPYAVHPSHPLPGLPAGACHARKAGLLCVCPLCVTASQLHPPPPAIPLLKASFPPFGSQYCHSPLGRQQHSVSAVSVGHPPALYQGAYPLPDPRQFHCISVDSTSSQLPSSKRMRTAFTSTQLLELEREFASNMYLSRLRRIEIATYLNLSEKQVKIWFQNRRVKHKKEGKSSSHRGGGPGHSCKCSSLSTTKCSEDDEDLRMSPSSSGKDDRGLAVTP